The Triticum aestivum cultivar Chinese Spring chromosome 4B, IWGSC CS RefSeq v2.1, whole genome shotgun sequence sequence GGCAGAGGCCAATGTAGTGCAACTTGAATACTACTTGGAATCGCACGAAGAAGTGAACTACAGCAAATGCAGCACCGTATAGAACAAGGAAAGTAGGCATGGTGCTCCTGTAATGCCAGTCTGGTGAATAAAGGACATACAGATATAGGAGGATTTCCCACACCATTGGAGTCTCGTCACTCTGCTGTAAGCTGGGAAACAAAATATGGCCAACACAAATCAATATATTGCATACAGTAAagcaaaactgaaagaaataatatgaagaatttggttgAAGTTAGACATGCTGAAACTGAGAAGCACACTAAGAAATGCCTGTGATGATCCATGAGGCCTCAAATGCACAGCCTTTACTCAAATAGATTAAGAGAGAGAATGATTTTTAACTTGCACATCATGGTCTTAATTACAGGAATGCATCCACTCTACACAGGACTTGAAACAATTCACCGATTGTGTTTGATGTAATGGATATGGTATTTATAATTCAGAGTACATGCAGCACAGACAGTTGTTAAGGAGGTAAGTGGTAACTAATGATGAGCATCACATGACCACCAAAACATGCAGGTTGCTTTATTCGGGAGACTTCTAACTTACTAATTTGCCAACCAAAGGACCAACAGGAGCGGCAAATAGTGAGCGCCTGTAACTACTGAAATTTTTTCATAAGCATAAGAAAACCATTTAACTCAAGACACCATTTCAGCAATGAACAGCTGCACCGGTTGCTGATGGTCAGCCAGGGCATAAGTACAACGATGCCCAATTTTTAATTCAAAATCTTCCAAATAAATCATTCGTTGTTGGGGTGCGCAAGTGCATATCCACTCATCAGTGCATCACACATCAAATAAGCATAGAATTTTGAAAGCAAGACTCGATGGAGAAAAGAATCTAAAGTGACTTGTAATTTATTAATGCGACCTTCTGTACAAAAGTTTTCAACCTATGAAGACGATCCTGTTTTGTTTGTAGTTTGCCTGTATTTTTGTAACTTCTCAGAGTAAGGCAATTTTGAAATTATTAAAGGGAGCATTCACCAAAAATTTACAAGGTGTTCTAACAGAATCACATAGAAGTAACAAAGAATGTATTGTTTATAGCTTTTGGCTTTGTGCAATGGATAATAACAACACTGTTGTAAGCAATAGTCAGCTATTTCCATGCAAAAACACCGGAAGTAAAATGCACTTCTTTGAATTTCCCCAGCAGTGAGATCAAAGAAAAGTTCAGGTCAATAACGGCAAGATAACAATCACAATAGCAGGGCGCAATATATCATAGTACTAATACAAACTTAACACAAATTCATATTGACAAAATATCTTCTGCAAATGATTCAAATGGTAGTAAATATAGGTTCATCAAGGCGCATTTATTTTCTGTTATCAGATACTCTAAATCAAATGCAAGCTCGCGTCGCTAAATGTAAAAGGTGTGTCCTGGGTAGTGTCTGAGAGATAGTGCCTACCAAACTCAGATCTACAAAATATCGATATGTTCTCTGTATTTCAATAATTTATAGTCGCCAATACCACATACTACGCTGTAACCATTGTAGACAGAAAATCAGCCAAAAAGATGATGAAAATGGTCACGGGGAAGCAAGAAACCACCTCCAAGCAAATTAACAACTGGCGTTGTAGAGTCTTTTTTCCCTCAAAATGGTAGGGAGCATGAAATTTAACTTTGATGTTTTGAAGCAAAGCCATAATAACTAGTAAAAAAGAAAGAGGAAATTACCCTAGTTTCTACGACATGAGATAAAATGCTGTAACCAAAACCCATCCAATCATTGTGAGCACAATTGCAAGATGCGCGTAGTAGGAATGAACAACATTCAACGAGCAAGAGGGCTAACTCCCAGAATTGCATGATTACAATTAACACCAACCGAGAATACCAGTACAGTTAACTAAAAAACTTACACATGTTGCAAGGTTGCATGGAAGATGATACTCCCAATAGAAAGTATCATATTGGATATGTGCAGGACGCTGAAGCGCTTCTCGAAACGCTGGCGGAGAGCATTCACGAGCCCAATAAGCGCCAAAAGAATGCAAGGGGCATTAGAGAGAGTATTGTAGAACTCTGCGATGTATGACGAGCGCGCATAGTTCTCCTCGCACAGCTCGG is a genomic window containing:
- the LOC123090780 gene encoding alkaline ceramidase, which translates into the protein MADSMADSMVASFWGPVTSTTELCEENYARSSYIAEFYNTLSNAPCILLALIGLVNALRQRFEKRFSVLHISNMILSIGSIIFHATLQHVLQQSDETPMVWEILLYLYVLYSPDWHYRSTMPTFLVLYGAAFAVVHFFVRFQVVFKLHYIGLCLLCIPRMYKYYIQTKDLAAKRLAKLWVLTIFLATVCWLVDRIFCKKLSLWVINPQGHAWWHVLMGFNSYFANTFLMFCRAQQRGWEPRIIHLFGFLPYVKIQKSRKRE